Genomic window (Paenibacillus sp. 37):
GGGGTAAGTGTGGAGAATTTAACGTCTTTATACTGATCCAAAATCGGTGGCAATTCAGCGTTTTTGTCGGCATCCATACCGCCGCCCTGTTCAACTGCATAGTTCGATTTCGCCAGGAACCAGTCAATCCAGGCTTTCGCAGCAGGTTTGTTCTCGCTGTTCACGTTCATGCCGATGTTATAGTCAGCGGAAAGTGGTACCACAACCTCGCTTGCATTCGTAGGGAAAGGAAGGAATCCGATGTTATCCGGTGTATCTGTCATCCCTTGAATCTGTGTGATGGCCCATGAGCCAAGTGCCATTGTGGCAATTTTGCCTTTGGCCAGATCCGCTTTGGAGCTTTCCCAGTCGGTTGTCGTTGGATCTTTCTCGATTAAACCGTTCTTGGCTGCATCATAGAGCACTTTATATAGTTCATAGTGCGGCTGACCAGGCACAAAGTTTTCATCTGTATTCGGTTGATCCACGTTCACGTAGTCCACGCTGCCTGCAACCGTTGGCAGGTCCGATTCCCATTGGGTGAGAGCCCAGCCGGATGCATAGTTGGTGTAGAGCGGAACCGCATCTGTATTGTCTTTGATCAACTGAAGCGCAGCCTGGAATTGCTCAGGTGTTTTTGGAACTTCCATAATGCCTGCGTCTTTGAAGACCTGTTTGTTATAAATGATTCCAGAGAACGTAATTACGGTAGGGATACCGTAGACCTGACCATCCACCATGCGTTC
Coding sequences:
- a CDS encoding ABC transporter substrate-binding protein, which codes for MRKNKGWMMLLTMLLITSLLAACSSGGGSSQAGEEISTDPADIKGEITVLTQRTDIVDTVFKDYAAEFNKEYPDVKVNFQALADYEGQVKIRMSTKDYGDVLMIPTSVPIADIPDFFEPLGTYDELKDKYTAIEERMVDGQVYGIPTVITFSGIIYNKQVFKDAGIMEVPKTPEQFQAALQLIKDNTDAVPLYTNYASGWALTQWESDLPTVAGSVDYVNVDQPNTDENFVPGQPHYELYKVLYDAAKNGLIEKDPTTTDWESSKADLAKGKIATMALGSWAITQIQGMTDTPDNIGFLPFPTNASEVVVPLSADYNIGMNVNSENKPAAKAWIDWFLAKSNYAVEQGGGMDADKNAELPPILDQYKDVKFSTLTPAKEGQEGLVDKIDNEGEIGLWQPDFKKRIIEAGIGNRKESYDDIMKDLNDKWVKARAELTK